Proteins encoded in a region of the Inquilinus sp. KBS0705 genome:
- a CDS encoding T9SS type B sorting domain-containing protein, with translation MEKLYPFGFIGHAAFLLFAGRKKQFARTTVLSVIAVFCLAPASFAVKGKNTAPAFAPTQSQTITFAAPAAKTYGNADFLLGATASSKLAVSYTSSNTAIATIVSGKVHIIKAGTVTITATQAGNTTFKPAPAVARTLTINKAALSIIADNKTKIYGAPMPVLTATYFGFVNGDDKNDLTTLPKLSTTITATSHVITSAPISISGAVAANYNITYKQGVIAVTPANLTITADGKTKVYGAALPALTVTYNGFVNGDKDIATKPKLFTNVTAASHVVGSYFIAPSGAADPDYLITYVNGKFTITPAFLTVTADNKTKVYGTANPVLTAIYTGFVNGDNQDVLTKRPTLSTTATTSSHVNTGYLITATGASDEDYSFIYKAGLLSITPAKLVIDADDKSKTVGAANPALTVTYTGFVNGDNSLTTQPNIKTTATTTSAVGTYPITASDAFDTDYTITYTAGVLTVKALPFAFPDIPPVTYGVADFLPGATSGSPITYSSSNPDVASITEAKKIHVSHAGTVNITAKSGDKTLIQTLVINKALITVTGGNATNVYGANLTPFPTITYTGFVNGETRENIGAAKITVPINATSPVGTYPYTPFDASSSNYTFKYVAGAYTVTKAPLNISVGSLTIVKGSTIPTIAFNYDGFRNDDNADDLSQKPKATYSFTSSSPAGIYDITVSGALATNYSITYTKGTMTITNPILVPVITYGAQGVFTLGTPGTIAAPTVTVATIPAVAKTVTTIAGTGSAGSANGTGTAASFNFQYQNMMAVDKNGNMYIADQGNYRIRKMTSAGVVTNFVGNGTDGDINATGTAASIGFIYGMVTDNDGNLYVSDYEHYKIKKITPAGVVTTLAGSGVQGTTDGTGSAASFFYTTDLTIDASGNLFTLDHNYNTGVGIIRRITKAGVVTTYFTDALLSNTENLVVDKAGNFYTSGYDYVIQKIQPDGIIKNFVGDGTNGTTDGTGVAAKITISQGGMDIDKYGDIYFTDLGAHAIRRITPAGVVTTVVGTGAIGSTDGTLNIATLDTPVDVVFDVLGNMYIADGLKQTIRAVNAGGFIILPKLPAGLVFNSATGAVSGTPQATTGGALFKVTGFGADAYGTATLSLKINNIAAPGISYPESSYTVKEGESASGIVPTITGQAFNGDNSFQNVASIFAGTGAKGKNDGAGNLAIFNYANGKAAADRSGNVFVADQLNNCIRKVDRNGFVSTFAGSATGEAGFADGSGNSALFNAPTGIAVDLSGNVYVADTKNNRIRKITSNGVVTTLAGNGTAVNSSDGPVSAATFASPRIITIDNSSSLYIVDPVVGSIRQFSTSGAGSVSTRVTSNDIKVVTAIAVDPLGNIFTAGSDNVIRKITVVNAVGTFAGSKNQAGYVDGLSGGARFNKPVGITVDANYNVFVADSANNRIRMITSGGQASTYAGNGTAETGSGVATSAAFNGPMAVTNYNGNVYVLDKSTTVRKIAQSGLSIQPSLSAGLSFNYYTGVISGTPTSVTNNYYTVTAYNAGGTSVTNVSITTTNSSADTARIYTIAGTGTKGTSGDGGAAIAADISSPYAMAKDESGNIYFTTDNNQIRKIDYITKKISTVAGTGESGFDGDGGPATGAKFNLGLTALAFDINGNLYVSDNNNNRIRRIDSETQVVTTVVGTGVGGLSADGTSADVATISGPTGLAFDLAGALYFSDSNNALIRKVDAETKLITTIAGGGNSTADGTNALQYKLSYVERFVIDHNNNIIIADEDGAKVLKLNAETNTISRIAGTGKYDYSGDGGLATSAALRGPMGIAIDAENNIYITDQPVSVIRKIDHETGMISTVSGLGYGEYSGDGGYATEAGINFITDILVDNFGHILVDDYSNNRIRRIGGDKDKAVTNITFAEIPAKTYGDADFSPEVNNDSGLPMVLRSSNENVATVADGIIHVVGAGTTTITVTATGDDNATGAVASQLLTVNKATITAKTFNAKRMPDQQNPVFFISYSGFVNDESEFVFITAPVATTDALLHSPAGQYTITASGGEADNYDFIYEPSILTIESADMNDESSIKPLSLSKPIDNVLDQSIDPKVSGALSPNGDGINDVLTIANIQNYPQNKLMLVNRNGDKVFELDGYDNNSKVFDGHSNLTRKLLASGTYFYTLAYKQKGIVKHKTGYVLIK, from the coding sequence ATGGAAAAACTTTACCCTTTTGGTTTTATTGGCCATGCTGCATTTTTGCTATTTGCCGGGCGTAAAAAGCAATTTGCACGTACCACCGTGCTTAGCGTAATTGCCGTTTTTTGTTTAGCACCTGCATCATTTGCCGTTAAAGGCAAAAATACAGCGCCTGCTTTTGCACCTACCCAATCGCAAACCATTACTTTTGCCGCACCGGCTGCAAAAACATATGGCAATGCCGATTTTTTATTGGGTGCTACGGCGTCATCCAAACTAGCAGTTAGTTATACCAGCAGCAATACGGCTATAGCTACCATTGTAAGCGGTAAAGTGCATATTATTAAGGCGGGTACTGTAACCATTACAGCTACACAGGCAGGTAATACCACCTTTAAACCTGCGCCAGCGGTAGCCCGTACGTTAACAATTAACAAAGCGGCGCTAAGCATAATTGCCGATAACAAAACAAAAATATATGGCGCGCCAATGCCTGTGCTTACCGCCACCTATTTTGGTTTTGTAAATGGCGATGATAAAAACGACCTTACCACGCTGCCCAAATTAAGCACAACAATAACCGCCACCTCGCATGTAATAACCAGTGCGCCCATTAGTATAAGCGGCGCTGTAGCTGCTAACTATAACATTACCTATAAACAAGGTGTAATTGCGGTAACCCCGGCTAACTTAACCATAACTGCCGATGGTAAAACAAAGGTTTATGGCGCGGCATTACCGGCTTTAACGGTAACATACAATGGTTTTGTAAACGGTGATAAAGATATAGCTACAAAGCCTAAACTTTTTACCAACGTAACAGCGGCATCGCATGTGGTAGGCAGTTACTTTATTGCCCCAAGCGGCGCAGCCGATCCTGATTATTTAATTACCTATGTTAATGGTAAATTTACTATAACCCCTGCTTTTTTAACCGTTACCGCCGATAACAAAACAAAAGTTTACGGCACCGCAAACCCTGTGTTAACTGCAATTTACACCGGGTTTGTTAATGGCGATAACCAGGATGTGCTAACCAAAAGGCCGACCCTTTCTACTACGGCGACAACATCATCGCATGTAAACACCGGGTATCTGATCACTGCCACAGGTGCTTCTGATGAAGATTACAGCTTTATTTATAAAGCCGGTTTATTATCAATAACGCCTGCCAAGCTGGTAATTGATGCTGACGATAAATCAAAAACAGTAGGCGCTGCAAACCCTGCATTAACCGTAACCTACACGGGATTTGTAAACGGCGACAACAGCCTTACTACACAGCCAAACATAAAAACTACCGCTACCACCACATCAGCGGTAGGTACTTATCCGATAACAGCAAGCGACGCGTTTGATACCGACTATACCATTACTTATACGGCGGGTGTATTAACGGTAAAGGCACTGCCGTTCGCGTTTCCTGATATCCCGCCGGTAACCTATGGCGTTGCCGATTTTTTGCCTGGAGCAACCAGTGGCTCGCCTATCACTTATTCATCAAGCAACCCCGATGTCGCTTCTATAACCGAGGCTAAGAAGATACACGTAAGCCATGCCGGAACCGTAAACATAACGGCAAAAAGCGGCGATAAAACATTGATCCAAACCTTAGTTATAAACAAGGCGCTTATTACCGTTACCGGTGGTAATGCCACCAATGTATATGGTGCAAATTTAACACCGTTCCCAACCATTACGTACACGGGTTTTGTTAACGGCGAAACAAGGGAAAATATTGGCGCGGCAAAAATTACAGTGCCTATAAATGCCACATCGCCGGTAGGTACTTATCCTTATACACCTTTTGATGCATCATCATCAAACTATACATTTAAATATGTAGCGGGTGCCTATACTGTAACTAAGGCACCGTTAAATATATCGGTAGGTAGTTTAACTATTGTAAAAGGTAGCACTATACCCACCATCGCCTTTAATTATGATGGGTTCAGGAATGATGATAATGCCGATGATCTATCGCAAAAGCCAAAAGCTACTTATAGCTTTACATCTTCATCGCCGGCCGGCATATATGATATTACAGTAAGTGGGGCCTTAGCCACAAACTATAGCATTACCTATACCAAAGGCACCATGACAATTACCAACCCTATTCTGGTGCCGGTAATTACTTATGGTGCGCAGGGCGTGTTTACTTTAGGCACGCCGGGTACAATTGCGGCGCCAACGGTAACCGTAGCCACTATACCGGCTGTTGCCAAAACAGTAACCACTATAGCCGGTACGGGTAGCGCAGGTTCTGCCAACGGAACAGGTACAGCAGCCAGTTTTAACTTTCAATATCAAAACATGATGGCGGTTGATAAAAACGGTAACATGTATATAGCCGACCAGGGTAACTACCGCATACGTAAAATGACATCGGCAGGTGTGGTAACCAATTTTGTAGGCAATGGTACAGACGGCGACATTAACGCTACAGGCACAGCTGCCAGTATTGGCTTTATATATGGCATGGTTACCGATAACGACGGCAACCTGTACGTATCAGACTACGAACACTATAAGATCAAAAAAATAACCCCTGCGGGTGTGGTAACTACCTTAGCAGGCAGCGGTGTACAGGGTACAACAGATGGTACCGGCAGCGCGGCAAGCTTTTTTTACACTACCGATTTAACCATTGACGCTTCGGGCAACCTGTTTACGCTTGATCATAATTACAACACAGGTGTTGGTATCATCAGAAGAATAACTAAGGCAGGCGTCGTAACCACGTATTTTACCGACGCCCTTTTAAGCAATACCGAAAACCTTGTTGTTGATAAGGCAGGCAATTTTTACACATCAGGATACGATTACGTTATTCAAAAGATTCAGCCGGATGGAATAATTAAAAACTTTGTTGGCGATGGCACAAACGGCACTACAGACGGTACCGGTGTTGCCGCAAAGATTACTATTAGCCAGGGCGGTATGGACATTGATAAGTACGGCGATATTTACTTTACCGATTTAGGTGCACACGCCATACGCCGTATAACCCCGGCAGGTGTGGTAACCACTGTAGTGGGCACAGGTGCAATAGGCTCAACAGATGGTACGCTTAATATAGCTACTCTTGATACTCCTGTAGATGTAGTTTTTGATGTTTTAGGTAACATGTACATAGCCGACGGGCTAAAGCAAACCATTCGCGCTGTTAACGCGGGCGGTTTTATCATATTACCAAAACTGCCTGCCGGTTTGGTATTTAATTCGGCTACGGGGGCGGTTAGCGGTACACCGCAGGCCACCACGGGCGGCGCTTTATTTAAAGTTACAGGCTTTGGTGCTGATGCTTACGGTACTGCTACTTTAAGCCTAAAGATCAATAACATAGCCGCACCCGGTATATCTTACCCGGAAAGCAGCTATACGGTTAAAGAAGGCGAAAGCGCATCGGGTATAGTGCCAACTATTACCGGCCAGGCCTTTAACGGCGATAATTCGTTTCAAAATGTGGCAAGCATATTTGCCGGTACCGGTGCCAAAGGTAAAAACGATGGAGCGGGCAACCTGGCCATATTTAACTATGCAAACGGTAAGGCAGCGGCAGACCGTAGCGGTAATGTTTTTGTAGCCGACCAACTGAATAATTGCATTCGTAAGGTAGACCGTAACGGCTTTGTAAGTACGTTTGCGGGCTCGGCAACAGGCGAGGCTGGTTTTGCCGACGGTTCAGGTAATTCGGCGCTATTTAACGCCCCTACAGGTATTGCGGTAGATTTGAGTGGAAACGTTTATGTGGCCGATACAAAAAACAACCGTATACGTAAAATTACATCTAATGGCGTGGTGACCACACTGGCCGGTAATGGTACAGCAGTAAACAGTTCAGATGGGCCGGTATCGGCGGCTACTTTTGCCAGCCCGAGAATAATTACTATTGATAACAGCAGCTCGCTGTATATTGTTGACCCGGTAGTGGGTAGTATAAGGCAGTTTTCTACATCCGGCGCAGGCTCCGTATCAACCCGCGTAACCAGTAATGATATTAAAGTAGTAACTGCAATTGCTGTTGACCCGTTGGGTAACATCTTTACGGCAGGGAGCGATAACGTTATCCGTAAAATAACAGTAGTTAATGCTGTGGGCACGTTTGCCGGGTCAAAAAATCAGGCGGGCTATGTTGATGGGCTTAGCGGCGGGGCACGGTTTAATAAACCGGTAGGTATAACTGTTGACGCCAACTATAATGTTTTTGTAGCTGATTCGGCCAACAACCGTATACGGATGATCACTTCCGGTGGGCAGGCAAGTACTTACGCCGGCAACGGCACTGCCGAAACAGGTAGTGGTGTAGCAACAAGCGCGGCATTTAATGGCCCAATGGCTGTTACCAACTACAACGGTAACGTTTATGTGTTAGATAAAAGCACTACCGTGCGCAAGATCGCACAGTCGGGCCTTAGCATACAGCCTTCACTATCTGCAGGTTTAAGCTTTAATTATTATACAGGTGTTATATCGGGTACGCCAACATCGGTAACTAATAATTACTACACAGTTACTGCATACAACGCGGGTGGTACCAGTGTAACAAATGTTAGTATAACAACCACCAACTCGTCTGCCGATACTGCCCGTATATACACCATAGCAGGTACAGGTACCAAAGGTACATCGGGAGATGGCGGTGCGGCAATAGCTGCGGATATAAGTTCCCCATACGCTATGGCTAAAGACGAAAGTGGTAATATTTATTTTACTACCGACAATAATCAAATACGTAAGATAGATTACATCACTAAAAAAATAAGCACCGTAGCAGGTACCGGCGAAAGCGGTTTTGATGGCGACGGCGGCCCGGCAACAGGCGCTAAATTTAATTTGGGCCTTACTGCTTTAGCCTTTGATATTAACGGCAATCTTTATGTAAGCGATAATAATAATAACCGCATACGTAGGATAGACAGCGAAACTCAAGTGGTAACAACCGTTGTAGGTACAGGCGTAGGCGGCCTTTCGGCAGATGGTACAAGCGCCGACGTGGCGACAATATCAGGTCCGACAGGTTTAGCGTTCGATTTGGCGGGAGCGCTGTACTTTTCAGACTCGAATAACGCCCTTATACGCAAGGTAGACGCTGAAACGAAGTTAATTACCACTATAGCAGGTGGTGGTAATAGCACAGCAGATGGTACAAACGCCTTGCAATACAAGTTAAGCTATGTAGAAAGGTTTGTAATTGACCATAACAACAATATCATTATTGCCGACGAAGACGGAGCAAAAGTATTAAAGCTGAACGCAGAGACTAATACCATATCGCGAATTGCAGGTACTGGCAAGTATGATTACAGCGGTGATGGCGGCCTGGCAACAAGCGCGGCATTGCGCGGCCCAATGGGTATAGCCATAGATGCTGAAAACAATATTTACATAACCGATCAGCCTGTGAGTGTTATACGTAAAATAGACCACGAAACAGGTATGATAAGCACTGTAAGCGGCCTGGGCTATGGTGAATACAGCGGCGATGGCGGCTATGCAACAGAAGCAGGTATTAACTTTATTACCGATATATTGGTGGATAATTTTGGCCATATATTGGTTGACGATTACAGCAACAACCGTATACGCAGGATAGGCGGCGATAAAGATAAAGCGGTAACCAATATCACTTTTGCCGAGATACCTGCCAAAACATACGGCGATGCAGATTTTTCGCCGGAGGTTAATAATGATTCGGGTTTACCAATGGTGCTTAGGAGCAGCAACGAAAACGTAGCTACTGTAGCCGATGGTATTATACATGTTGTAGGCGCGGGTACTACTACTATTACAGTAACTGCAACCGGTGATGATAATGCAACCGGTGCAGTGGCAAGCCAATTACTAACGGTGAATAAAGCAACTATTACGGCTAAAACGTTCAATGCGAAAAGGATGCCAGATCAGCAAAACCCAGTATTTTTTATATCGTATTCAGGTTTTGTAAATGACGAGAGTGAATTTGTTTTTATCACCGCCCCTGTTGCAACTACTGATGCTCTACTACATTCCCCTGCGGGTCAATACACTATAACAGCAAGCGGTGGAGAGGCAGATAATTACGATTTTATATATGAACCAAGCATATTAACAATAGAGTCGGCAGATATGAATGATGAGTCATCAATTAAGCCTCTATCTCTTAGTAAACCGATTGACAATGTCTTAGACCAATCAATTGATCCTAAGGTAAGCGGGGCACTTTCGCCAAATGGCGATGGCATAAACGATGTATTAACCATAGCCAACATACAAAATTACCCGCAAAATAAATTGATGCTGGTAAACCGCAATGGCGATAAGGTATTTGAATTAGACGGTTACGATAACAACAGTAAAGTATTTGACGGGCACTCTAACCTTACCCGCAAATTGCTGGCATCGGGTACTTATTTTTACACTTTAGCGTATAAGCAAAAGGGTATTGTTAAGCATAAAACAGGTTACGTACTTATCAAATAA
- a CDS encoding GNAT family N-acetyltransferase, producing the protein MPTPEIEYKREFSLNADEFIDVLSRSTLAERRPVNNPERIKEMCQNANLIVTARHNGKLVGIARSLSDFAFCTYLSDLAVDEAYQKQGIGVRLIRETKLQAPQAKLILLAAPKAQAYYPKTGMEQFSYCFLLDDVNKLIIK; encoded by the coding sequence ATGCCAACGCCGGAAATTGAGTACAAACGCGAATTTTCGCTTAATGCCGATGAATTTATTGACGTGTTAAGCCGCAGCACCCTTGCCGAGCGCCGCCCGGTTAACAATCCCGAGCGCATTAAGGAAATGTGCCAAAACGCTAATTTAATTGTTACCGCCCGCCACAATGGTAAACTGGTAGGTATTGCCCGCTCGTTAAGCGATTTTGCCTTTTGCACCTACCTGTCAGACTTGGCGGTAGACGAGGCATACCAAAAGCAAGGTATAGGTGTAAGGCTTATCCGCGAAACTAAGTTGCAAGCACCACAGGCAAAACTAATATTGCTGGCCGCGCCCAAAGCACAGGCCTATTACCCTAAAACAGGTATGGAGCAGTTTAGCTATTGCTTTTTACTGGATGATGTAAATAAGCTAATCATCAAATAA
- the uxaC gene encoding glucuronate isomerase, with protein sequence MKNFLDDDFLLGSATAARLYYDFAEDLPIIDYHCHLPPEQIAGNINFANITQAWLYGDHYKWRAMRANGINESYITGGKSDEEKFEQWALTVPYTLRNPLYHWTHLELRRYFGIKDRLNEGTGPFIYEDCSAQLQRPEFSVRGLIKKMNVETICTTDDPLDSLEHHDQIKKSATGLKVLPAFRPDKAMNADDVTALNLYINKLEELNDSSIESYDAYLNALKRRHTFFAANGCTVSDHGLEHIYAEDYTDEEIKAIFIKIREGKPLLRNELLKFKSAMLFQFATWNSEKGWVQQFHLGALRNNNTRLLSKLGPDTGFDSIGDFSQARALSKFLNKLDADDRLAKTIIYNLNPADNEVIASMIGNFNDGSVAGKIQYGSAWWFLDQKDGMTRQINALSNMGLLSRFVGMLTDSRSFLSFPRHEYFRRLLCNLFAQDIENGELPNDPEWTGKVIQDICYYNAKSYFRF encoded by the coding sequence ATGAAGAATTTTTTGGATGACGACTTTTTGTTGGGATCGGCCACGGCTGCACGCCTTTATTACGATTTTGCTGAAGACCTGCCTATTATAGATTACCACTGCCACCTGCCGCCCGAGCAAATTGCCGGTAATATTAATTTTGCCAATATTACCCAGGCATGGTTATACGGCGACCATTACAAATGGCGGGCCATGCGCGCCAATGGTATAAACGAAAGCTATATTACCGGTGGCAAAAGCGATGAAGAAAAGTTTGAGCAATGGGCGCTAACCGTGCCTTACACGCTGCGTAACCCCCTTTACCATTGGACACACCTGGAGCTTAGGCGATATTTTGGCATAAAAGACCGCCTTAACGAGGGTACAGGGCCATTTATTTATGAAGATTGCTCGGCACAATTGCAGCGGCCAGAGTTTTCGGTGCGGGGCCTTATCAAAAAAATGAATGTAGAAACCATTTGTACTACAGACGACCCGCTGGATAGCCTGGAGCATCACGATCAGATAAAAAAGAGCGCCACGGGTTTAAAAGTGCTGCCGGCTTTCAGGCCCGATAAGGCCATGAACGCTGATGATGTAACCGCGCTTAACCTGTACATAAACAAATTAGAGGAGTTAAACGACAGCAGTATAGAAAGCTACGACGCCTACCTTAACGCTTTAAAAAGACGGCATACTTTTTTTGCGGCTAACGGCTGTACGGTATCTGACCACGGCCTGGAGCATATTTATGCGGAAGATTATACCGACGAAGAGATAAAGGCCATTTTTATAAAGATAAGGGAGGGTAAGCCGCTATTGCGGAATGAGTTACTAAAGTTTAAATCGGCTATGCTTTTTCAGTTTGCTACGTGGAACAGTGAGAAGGGCTGGGTGCAGCAATTTCACCTGGGTGCGCTGCGCAATAACAATACGCGCCTTTTAAGCAAGTTAGGCCCCGATACCGGTTTCGATTCTATTGGCGATTTTAGCCAGGCAAGGGCATTGTCTAAATTTTTAAATAAGCTTGATGCGGATGACCGCCTGGCCAAAACCATTATTTACAACCTAAACCCGGCCGATAACGAAGTGATAGCCTCGATGATAGGCAATTTTAACGATGGTTCGGTAGCCGGTAAAATACAGTATGGGTCGGCGTGGTGGTTTTTAGATCAAAAGGATGGCATGACCCGGCAGATCAATGCCCTGTCGAACATGGGGCTTTTAAGTCGCTTTGTAGGCATGCTTACCGATTCGCGAAGCTTCTTGTCGTTCCCGCGGCACGAGTACTTTAGGCGGCTACTTTGCAACCTGTTTGCGCAAGATATTGAGAACGGCGAACTCCCCAACGACCCCGAATGGACCGGCAAAGTAATACAGGATATTTGCTACTACAATGCCAAAAGCTATTTTAGGTTTTAA